In one window of Rhinopithecus roxellana isolate Shanxi Qingling chromosome 15, ASM756505v1, whole genome shotgun sequence DNA:
- the LOC104660138 gene encoding NADH-cytochrome b5 reductase 2 isoform X2, whose protein sequence is MLGVSLRDPSLLLTITVIGVTVLVLVLKSMNSRKREPITLQDPEAKYPLPLIEKEKISHNTRRFRFELPSPDHVLGLPVGNYVQLLAKIDNELVVRAYTPVSSDDDRGFVDLIIKIYFKNVHPQYPEGGKMTQYLESLKIGDTIFFRGPKGRLFYHGPGNLGIRPDQTSEPKKTLAHHLGMIAGGTGITPMLQLIRHITKDPSDSTRISLIFANQTEEDILVRKELEEIARTHPDQFDLWYTLDRPPIGWKYSSGFVTADMIKEHLPPPGKSTLILVCGPPPLIQMAAHPNLEKLGYTQDMIFTY, encoded by the exons ATGTTGGGCGTCTCACTCCGG GACCCGTCACTGCTCCTGACCATCACCGTCATTGGGGTCACTGTTCTCGTGTTGGTCCTGAAGAGCATGAACTCCAGGAAGAGAGAGCCTATCACCTTACAAGACCCTGAAGCCAAGTACCCGCTGCCCTTGATTGAGAAAGAG aaaATCAGCCACAACACCCGGAGGTTCCGCTTTGAACTGCCTTCGCCTGACCATGTCTTAGGACTTCCTGTAG GTAACTATGTCCAGCTCTTGGCGAAAATTGATAATGAATTGGTGGTCAGGGCTTACACGCCTGTCTCCAGTGATGATGACAGAGGCTTTGTGGACCTAATTATAAAG ATCTACTTCAAAAATGTACACCCCCAATATCCTGAAGGGGGGAAGATGACTCAGTATTTGGAGAGCTTGAAAATCGGGGACACCATCTTTTTTCGAGGGCCAAAGGGACGCTTGTTTTACCATGGGCCAG GGAATCTTGGAATCAGACCAGACCAGACGAGTGAGCCTAAAAAAACACTGGCCCATCACCTGGGAATGATTGCTGGGGGCACAG GCATCACACCCATGTTGCAGCTCATTCGCCACATCACCAAGGACCCCAGTGACAGCACCAGGATATCCCTCATCTTTGCCAACCAG ACAGAGGAGGATATATTGGTCAGAAAAGAGCTTGAAGAAATTGCCAGGACTCACCCAGACCAGTTCGACCTGTGGTACACCCTGGACAGGCCTCCTATTG GCTGGAAGTACAGCTCAGGCTTTGTTACTGCCGACATGATCAAGGAGCACCTTCCTCCTCCAGGGAAGTCCACGCTCATCCTGGTGTGTGGCCCACCACCCCTGATCCAGATGGCGGCTCACCCTAACCTGGAGAAGTTGGGTTATACCCAGGACATGATTTTCACCTACTAA
- the LOC104660138 gene encoding NADH-cytochrome b5 reductase 2 isoform X1, translating to MNERMNTGVFNSVTPLLRPHPENPPPRTRPRDPSLLLTITVIGVTVLVLVLKSMNSRKREPITLQDPEAKYPLPLIEKEKISHNTRRFRFELPSPDHVLGLPVGNYVQLLAKIDNELVVRAYTPVSSDDDRGFVDLIIKIYFKNVHPQYPEGGKMTQYLESLKIGDTIFFRGPKGRLFYHGPGNLGIRPDQTSEPKKTLAHHLGMIAGGTGITPMLQLIRHITKDPSDSTRISLIFANQTEEDILVRKELEEIARTHPDQFDLWYTLDRPPIGWKYSSGFVTADMIKEHLPPPGKSTLILVCGPPPLIQMAAHPNLEKLGYTQDMIFTY from the exons ATGAATGAACGCATGAATACAGGAGTCTTCAACTCGGTGACGCCCCTGCTTCGGCCCCACCCGGAAAACCCCCCGCCCCGGACCAGGCCCAGA GACCCGTCACTGCTCCTGACCATCACCGTCATTGGGGTCACTGTTCTCGTGTTGGTCCTGAAGAGCATGAACTCCAGGAAGAGAGAGCCTATCACCTTACAAGACCCTGAAGCCAAGTACCCGCTGCCCTTGATTGAGAAAGAG aaaATCAGCCACAACACCCGGAGGTTCCGCTTTGAACTGCCTTCGCCTGACCATGTCTTAGGACTTCCTGTAG GTAACTATGTCCAGCTCTTGGCGAAAATTGATAATGAATTGGTGGTCAGGGCTTACACGCCTGTCTCCAGTGATGATGACAGAGGCTTTGTGGACCTAATTATAAAG ATCTACTTCAAAAATGTACACCCCCAATATCCTGAAGGGGGGAAGATGACTCAGTATTTGGAGAGCTTGAAAATCGGGGACACCATCTTTTTTCGAGGGCCAAAGGGACGCTTGTTTTACCATGGGCCAG GGAATCTTGGAATCAGACCAGACCAGACGAGTGAGCCTAAAAAAACACTGGCCCATCACCTGGGAATGATTGCTGGGGGCACAG GCATCACACCCATGTTGCAGCTCATTCGCCACATCACCAAGGACCCCAGTGACAGCACCAGGATATCCCTCATCTTTGCCAACCAG ACAGAGGAGGATATATTGGTCAGAAAAGAGCTTGAAGAAATTGCCAGGACTCACCCAGACCAGTTCGACCTGTGGTACACCCTGGACAGGCCTCCTATTG GCTGGAAGTACAGCTCAGGCTTTGTTACTGCCGACATGATCAAGGAGCACCTTCCTCCTCCAGGGAAGTCCACGCTCATCCTGGTGTGTGGCCCACCACCCCTGATCCAGATGGCGGCTCACCCTAACCTGGAGAAGTTGGGTTATACCCAGGACATGATTTTCACCTACTAA
- the LOC104660138 gene encoding NADH-cytochrome b5 reductase 2 isoform X3, producing MNSRKREPITLQDPEAKYPLPLIEKEKISHNTRRFRFELPSPDHVLGLPVGNYVQLLAKIDNELVVRAYTPVSSDDDRGFVDLIIKIYFKNVHPQYPEGGKMTQYLESLKIGDTIFFRGPKGRLFYHGPGNLGIRPDQTSEPKKTLAHHLGMIAGGTGITPMLQLIRHITKDPSDSTRISLIFANQTEEDILVRKELEEIARTHPDQFDLWYTLDRPPIGWKYSSGFVTADMIKEHLPPPGKSTLILVCGPPPLIQMAAHPNLEKLGYTQDMIFTY from the exons ATGAACTCCAGGAAGAGAGAGCCTATCACCTTACAAGACCCTGAAGCCAAGTACCCGCTGCCCTTGATTGAGAAAGAG aaaATCAGCCACAACACCCGGAGGTTCCGCTTTGAACTGCCTTCGCCTGACCATGTCTTAGGACTTCCTGTAG GTAACTATGTCCAGCTCTTGGCGAAAATTGATAATGAATTGGTGGTCAGGGCTTACACGCCTGTCTCCAGTGATGATGACAGAGGCTTTGTGGACCTAATTATAAAG ATCTACTTCAAAAATGTACACCCCCAATATCCTGAAGGGGGGAAGATGACTCAGTATTTGGAGAGCTTGAAAATCGGGGACACCATCTTTTTTCGAGGGCCAAAGGGACGCTTGTTTTACCATGGGCCAG GGAATCTTGGAATCAGACCAGACCAGACGAGTGAGCCTAAAAAAACACTGGCCCATCACCTGGGAATGATTGCTGGGGGCACAG GCATCACACCCATGTTGCAGCTCATTCGCCACATCACCAAGGACCCCAGTGACAGCACCAGGATATCCCTCATCTTTGCCAACCAG ACAGAGGAGGATATATTGGTCAGAAAAGAGCTTGAAGAAATTGCCAGGACTCACCCAGACCAGTTCGACCTGTGGTACACCCTGGACAGGCCTCCTATTG GCTGGAAGTACAGCTCAGGCTTTGTTACTGCCGACATGATCAAGGAGCACCTTCCTCCTCCAGGGAAGTCCACGCTCATCCTGGTGTGTGGCCCACCACCCCTGATCCAGATGGCGGCTCACCCTAACCTGGAGAAGTTGGGTTATACCCAGGACATGATTTTCACCTACTAA